The Candidatus Neptunochlamydia vexilliferae genomic sequence GGTAACCAATGGCTTGGGCAGCAGAGAGGTTTTCACGTAGACCCTCGTTTTCAAGCGCTTCGACCTCTTCGATAAACCCTTGGGTCATCATCTCATCACACCGCATCTCGATCCGGGAGAAAAGGATCTCCTTGGGAAAGTAAATAAACCAACACCGAAAGTCAAACTCTTTAGGACGGCTGGGAACATGCCCTTTGGGGAATTCACTTACCTTTTTCCCAGTAAGGGTGATGATCTCAAGAGCCCGGATGATTTTATGCCGATCGCGGTGGTTAATCGTCGCTCCGTAATCGGGATCTAGGGAGCAGAGCTTGTCGTAGATCGCTTCAGTTCCAAACTTTTCGATATCTTCTTCGAGCTTTTGCCGTACCTCTTGAGAGGCGGGAGGCCCTTGAGGCGGCCCATAAAGGAGGGCATGAAGGTAGAAGCCGGTTCCGCCAACAACAATGGGGACATGGCCGCGGGAGAGGATTTCACGGCAGGCCCCAGTGGCTTGTTCATAAAATTGGACAACGTTGAAGGACTCGGAAAGGTCGTGGGTATCGATCAGGTGGTGGGGGACCTCCATCCGCTCTTCGGGAGTGGCTTTGGCTGTGCCAATATCCATCCCCCGGTAGACTTGAACCGAGTCGGCAGAGACGATTTCCCCACCTAGGATCCGGGCAAGTTCAAGGGAAAGGCGGGTCTTTCCCGCGGCAGTTGGACCTGACAGGACAATCACCCGCTTGGTTCCTGCAAGAGCATCGATTTTTTTTCGGGAAGGGGCAGGCTCTTGCCCCTGAGCATCGAGAAGATCGCCTCTCACCTATTAACCTCAGTTTTGGGTTTATTTCACTCAACCTCAGGGGGTTTTAGCTTTCTTTTCTCCTTTTTGATCTCGGAAAGGGCCATTTAGACCCTTACCTTCGATCAAAAAGAAGAAAATTTAAGCAAAACTCCCTCTGGAGCTAAGCAAACTAAACCCAAAACTGAGGTTACTAAAATCCTTGAAGAGCTTCTTGTTCGGTCGGGAAAATATGAATGATCCGCTCAAAACCAGCCATCTTGATGATCTCCATTACCTCTTCGCCAACGGAACAGAGGTGAAGTCCTCCCCCATTTCCTTTGAGCTTTTTTGTGGTTGAAAGGAGGAGACGCATCCCAGCACTACTCAAGTAGTCAACTTTAGCAAAGTCTAAGACGAGCTTTGCCTTCCCCTTTTCGATCTGCTCGATAAGCTTCCGCTCAAGGACGGGAGCCGATGCAGCATCGAGCCTCCCTTCAAGGCGGACCATCAAGGCCCCTTGATCATCTTCAATTTGTATCTGTAATCCAGCACTCATAGAAATAACCCGGTTATTTCCCTAAAGATATAGTAATTAAAGAATTTTGTCTACTGAACAATCTCGAGGCGAACCTTTCGACCAAGACGGGCTGCAACAGTCATCGCAATCTGACGGAGCGCTTTAATCGTCCGTCCTTGCTTACCAACAAGCTTGGCAACATCATCGTCATGGACACGGATCTCAACAACAGAGCTTTTCGAACCATCAAAAATATTAATTTTTACTTCGTCTGGAATATCGACTAAATTTTTAATCACATAGCTAACAAACTCTTCCATATCTCCTCGGTGTTACATGAGTCAATGTAAGATTGTACCATTTGCGTAACTTTTGTGCAATGTTTGCGCACAGTTTTTTAATCTGAAGTTATGTAAGCAAGCTTAGGAACGCGAAGATCGATGACCACCCCTTCTTCAAGTTCTAATGCATCATACCGCTCTAGTTCTTCATGGTAGTTCCTTGGAGTGAGCCGGAGGGTGTGCCCCTTTGACAAAACCACTACGACCTCTCGCTTGCCGAGGGAAGGATCCTTGGCCCTAGAAAGATCGATCCTCTCGACTTCCGTCCCCAAAAGATCGAGAAGCTCAAGCGCTAAAGGGTAAAGGTCGGACTCTCCCAAAGAAAGCTCTGGGAGATTTTTTGGGGTCAGGTAGGGACGGATAGGGAAGACTTTCCCCTCTTCATCAACCGCCCGATTCTCATAGTCGATCAAGGTAAAAAGAGGACTTCTGAGGGTGTAGTCGATGTAAAGGGTCTGGGGGTTAAGAAGGGAGACCGCTACTTTTTTGATGAGGGGGTGTTTTAAAAGAAGTTTTTCCGCTGCTTCAGGGGTGATCGAGCGGGGCTTATCGATTGAAAGGTGGAGAATCTCAGCGAGATGATCGGTTTTGAGCCCTTCTTTTAGGGGACCTGTCTGCACAATGGTCGTAATGGGTTCCTGGCAAGGTTTTTCCTTAACGTAGGAAAGCGTTTTATAAAACCCAAAGGTGAGCCCTAAAAAAAACATCACTAGCAAAAAAGACTTCATCGCAACTTTTCCAAGAGTTCGGGTCCAATGGCAGTCACATCCCCCGCTCCCATCGTCACCAAAACATCCCCATCAGTGAGCATTTTGGGAAGTTCCGTAAGGAGCTTTTCTTGCTCTAAAAAGAGAGCACCATCAACCTCTTGGGCAAGACGCTTCCCACTGATCCCTGGAAGAGGCACTTCTCCCGCGGGATAAAGGGTGGTGATGAGGGTCACATCGGCCTCCTCAAAGGCTCCTTTAAACTCAGCAAGGAGCTCCTTTGTCCGGCTATAACGGTGGGGTTGAAAAAGGGCAACGAGCCGCCGTCCGCCCAGCCCCTTTTTAAAGCTTTTTAAGAGATTCAACACTTCGGTGGGGTGGTGGGCATAGTCATCATAAATAGCGATTTGGTTCACCTCTCCGATCTTTTCTTGCCGCCGCTTCACCCCTTGATAGAAGGCAAAGGCCGCACCGATTTTTTCTTCTGAAATCCCGAGCTTTAAAGCGATCCCTAAGATGGCCAGGGCATTGAGGGCAAGCATCTCTCCTATCAGCGGAAGGGTCATTGTATAGGTTTTTCCTTCAAAGCTTGCTGAAAAAATGGTCTTGGTTCCTTTTTGCTCGCAGGAAAGGAGTTTTAATGTCCCCTTTTTCCCATAAGAAACCCCCGGCAGATCGAGCGCAGCAAGGAGGGGATCGTCGGCGCACCAAAAAAGGAACTCTTTGTTTTGAATCTTTGTGGCCATCTTCTTAAAACCTGCGATCAAATTCTCTTCGGTTTTCCAGTAGTCGAGGTGCTCTTTTTCGATGTTCGTAATGATGGCCCCTTCCCCTCCATAATGCAAAAAGCTTCCATCACTTTCATCGGCTTCGGCAACAAAGTAGTTTCCCTGCCCATACCCCCCATTTTTTCCCAAATTTTTAAGGATTCCTCCAACGGCGTAAGAAGGGTCGAGCCCGGCATGATAAAGGACCCAAGAAAGAAGGGCTGAAGTCCCCGTTTTTCCATGGGTTCCCGCAACAAGGAGCCCCTTTTTTTCGGCCAAGAGCTCCGCCAAAAGTTCCGAACG encodes the following:
- a CDS encoding STAS domain-containing protein, whose protein sequence is MSAGLQIQIEDDQGALMVRLEGRLDAASAPVLERKLIEQIEKGKAKLVLDFAKVDYLSSAGMRLLLSTTKKLKGNGGGLHLCSVGEEVMEIIKMAGFERIIHIFPTEQEALQGF
- a CDS encoding KH domain-containing protein — encoded protein: MEEFVSYVIKNLVDIPDEVKINIFDGSKSSVVEIRVHDDDVAKLVGKQGRTIKALRQIAMTVAARLGRKVRLEIVQ
- the miaA gene encoding tRNA (adenosine(37)-N6)-dimethylallyltransferase MiaA, giving the protein MRGDLLDAQGQEPAPSRKKIDALAGTKRVIVLSGPTAAGKTRLSLELARILGGEIVSADSVQVYRGMDIGTAKATPEERMEVPHHLIDTHDLSESFNVVQFYEQATGACREILSRGHVPIVVGGTGFYLHALLYGPPQGPPASQEVRQKLEEDIEKFGTEAIYDKLCSLDPDYGATINHRDRHKIIRALEIITLTGKKVSEFPKGHVPSRPKEFDFRCWFIYFPKEILFSRIEMRCDEMMTQGFIEEVEALENEGLRENLSAAQAIGYRQCLEFLDSPRSDEDWEHFVWEFKKASRRYAKRQFTWFRREPLFRWVDLDVYGYQKALEMILQDYESRY
- a CDS encoding cell division protein FtsQ/DivIB; amino-acid sequence: MKSFLLVMFFLGLTFGFYKTLSYVKEKPCQEPITTIVQTGPLKEGLKTDHLAEILHLSIDKPRSITPEAAEKLLLKHPLIKKVAVSLLNPQTLYIDYTLRSPLFTLIDYENRAVDEEGKVFPIRPYLTPKNLPELSLGESDLYPLALELLDLLGTEVERIDLSRAKDPSLGKREVVVVLSKGHTLRLTPRNYHEELERYDALELEEGVVIDLRVPKLAYITSD
- the murC gene encoding UDP-N-acetylmuramate--L-alanine ligase: MKHAHFLGVGGIGMSALAHILLEKGVVVSGSDLKNISHLEKLGIAHTDTLPKEGSLIYSTAIKEDHPQLVEAKGLGLPLLHRSELLAELLAEKKGLLVAGTHGKTGTSALLSWVLYHAGLDPSYAVGGILKNLGKNGGYGQGNYFVAEADESDGSFLHYGGEGAIITNIEKEHLDYWKTEENLIAGFKKMATKIQNKEFLFWCADDPLLAALDLPGVSYGKKGTLKLLSCEQKGTKTIFSASFEGKTYTMTLPLIGEMLALNALAILGIALKLGISEEKIGAAFAFYQGVKRRQEKIGEVNQIAIYDDYAHHPTEVLNLLKSFKKGLGGRRLVALFQPHRYSRTKELLAEFKGAFEEADVTLITTLYPAGEVPLPGISGKRLAQEVDGALFLEQEKLLTELPKMLTDGDVLVTMGAGDVTAIGPELLEKLR